The nucleotide window ATATTATTGATAATTGATGATTGATTAtggaatataattaaatttaaaataaatttttgaagatttgttttaaaaacgtatctcaattttaaaatgtacttaaaatttattttatttgaatgtaaAATTGAAGGAAACTTATTAATTGGTATATATCACCGAAACTACTTAATTGGATGGTCAATGGCGAGTCACTGTACACTGCACTccagaaaaaaatgttaactgtTCAAAATACAGAGTGAATCTTtgacaaaattaatgaaattgtaaataaacaaaatttttaatttcagaaaaCAATGATTacaccatagggtaacatagaggcgagacgtaattgtcaaaaacctaagtctgttgtcaaaaacctatctcttgcgacaacaaaatacatgatagtcaatgtattttgttgttgtatcagacattagttttgttgtaattttgattgacaaatcggagtgtctcgtctctatgtataattcccTATGGATTACACTGTGCACGAagttgacactttttttctgtcaagaagggcacccagtggcttaaactaattcgggtacgctgaattcagttgTGCTAatcgtttttttaggttagctcgtattttcgagatattccGTTATTTCGAAAAGGGAGGAGgctgcacaacatatattcgcctAACTCAAAAACTGTTTAGTttcttgaataaaataaaaaaaaacgaaattccgcaataaaattacctttaagaaaggcgtaacatgtttttaatcttcgcattcgttttagaaatataactttttttggcaaaaaaaaaataattttgtagcaaagtttttgttttttaaaacggcattaaaaattggaaaatgaagCTACGTTGTtaatctgtctgtctgttgaaatcaactttccgaagcccccaaataacttacttaCAGAGAAAAtcggacaacctcgatttttgacctatatctggattactaaatcattaatatagacattagATTAACTCGATTATTTCTTTTcacgaaaagtttttttttagctaaatattaaaaaaaaaataaaaacaaaaaaaaaatttttaattttaaaaaaaaaaataaaatttaaaagatttaaaaaaacaattccaaaatttttttttcttccaaaaaattaaataaacaactttggaaaaaaaaaattttgttcacctaaaaatatttaaaatttgtattttgaagtataatttggtgaagggtatataagattcggcacagccgaatatagctctcttacttggtttttaataatattttctaatcaTTTAGGTTATTGGAAACATATAGGATTTGGCACCAGAGATTCTGAAGCTAAACCAGATTTTCTTAAAAGCATGTCAGAATTGATAAGAATTTATTATCGTGATTCTGTTCATGATCAGCCACCTGGACCGAGGAGTTTAATGGCAGCCACTTTTTGTTGGCTGTGTTAcgaaatacatttaaaaactaacagttatatattgtataattctcctttttaatttgttaaatctaaattaggacaaaagacagtaaaattttccaataaaaaattatcgaaaGAGTACCTACGAAATATCTTTAGAAGAAGTTTTATTGTTAAGTATCTAAATTATAGATGTTGTGAcatgttttttaaaatcataattttatttttatcgaacAATCCTATGGATATAATCGAATCGgtttttaccatttaaaaaCTGTGGGTTATATTtagagtttttcacgggaattctgcaatattttcaataccgaaatcccgggaaattgtgcgagatttcccgggaattattttccttacttttatttgatgttttttgaacttgactttctctaaaagtTGCTTAAAGcttcaaaacaaatgcagaagattcatacaacaacaaaaatttaacccaAAAAGACCAATAACatgttcattattcaaattattccaaaaattcgTGAATGTTCAGGGCTGGCACAGAAATCTATTCctatcgaaagtggaattattttagtatttagttttttcacaaagagtaaaacaaaattcaatttaaccaacttcggttaaattgaattttgtttaatattgttgggttttcttcaagttttaattaacatctttacttaatttttgatttaataagcaaaacactgccaattcaaaattaaaaaaatatagaatatttattttttgcgagtctaacgaaggtagaacaaaatataatgGAAATTAAAGCCATTCCGACACAAATGACAAATTGTGACAGGTTtgtttataaccaaaattagaaatcgagtcagtttatttctttatattgttacgttttaaccttttcaaaacgctggtttatttcctttaaataaaccggatacttttgattgcaaataaaagccgcctagtagtttgaaaattgcaacaactctttattaatttaaaaatgtacaacaacaacagaattaaatagtcactcaatgttttttatacacgtttgcaaattcgcagaaatacagacacaatttataatgtacacgaatttacttgaaaaacacaacacactttaaggcactcagttgatgtttaatcgaaaagcgtctctgataaactcactcacgactgcttttatttaataatgcccacagatatgttacagtttgctattacagcactgttatttgaaagcattatgctacttttaaatcagcccttaaaatcgttatatttgaattcaagtacaatttcgtaaaaaattttattggattttttatgTGTATCCAATtgcattttaaaaccaaagaaattttttttaaatttttaacgaaattcttaaaattgaataatttgttttatgcgGGAATTTCCGGGATCccggaaaatttcaaaattaatcccgatttcccgggaaatgaaaatgtgcgggaaaagaaaaactctagttatatcctttaaataaacctaaatcttttgattgcaaataaaaattgtaacaactctttatttatttacatatatttacacaacaatttaaacagTCATTCTGTTTTAATACACatactttaaaaaaacagttgatgtttattcaaacaTGGCCTATGACAATCTACTGACTACAACCTCTGCCaattatacacagcgccatcttccttcgAGTAGCTTCATGAATGATCTTTACGGACAAACTAAAATGTTCAAATTCTAAACCTTTTAGCAGCTTCAATGTcaatgttgccatacttacaaaccaAATACTGCCACCtatgtttaaaaaaagacatacataattggtcaattcacaaggtctcttatcaggtCTCTGCGTCGAATACAGAgtactattattttaggacattttttgctagaaaaacaataaaaaccattgtgatatattaggacattatgacaatatgacatgataagacaCCTTGTGAATTggccaaatatgtatgtatgttatcacaaaatttagCATAAGTCTTTAATCTTTAAATCAATGTCTAAACAACATAGTTATGATTTTTTGAACTTATAACTTTAAGAATATTgttatttcacaaaatttcattaaagtactaaacgaagtgatctagaaaaactataagtatttccgAACTCTACGGACTTCAAAAAAATGCAATCGATTTAAGTGTAGAATAGTGTTATTATTTGACTCGAAAATTCGGCCTCAATATCTACAAACTTTTGTCGTAGATAATGGTATAATTAGTAGAGTCCATTGGACTCCGTTCCGAtaaaactataatattgttggaTCTCGTACTCGTACTATTGGAATATTACTGGATCCAATCTGTGGCAttgatatatatacatatgtatctaataAGCTTACTAAGTTTCAGATACATTCGATTTTTCATCCAATATGTATCTGTATATACTCACAAATATAGAGACTATAAATTGGTAGTAAATAATATTGAATCTTTACTACGGAAATACTGTatgatattcaaaatattatagtcAAATATAACATTCTTACCTAATTTTATAATGTCTGTATAGTAGACTGATCAGTTTTTAATTCGTTGGCCAATTCAGTTTGTTTAATGGAACATGAGAATTAATGTTCCATTCGGGAAAATTAACTTCAAATGGGTTTaaattagagtgtccaaaaaaaccgccaaatttaaaaaactggtttccggtttaaccgaaaaagtatcaacctaacccccagtaacacgaagtctggttatgttttaactaacagtatactgacagttttcatacaaaaataattttaaccgacagtataactattagttaaggcataaccagacttcgtgttaatgggggtaactatgaaagaaatattaaagttaatttttgttaaagtcgactttattttaaaatagaacttttgtttttatttgaaaaaagcatcaaaactttttccaacatatacattcaaataattgaaaatattttccaatgaatgtaaataaaagcaAGTAAggctgtgcagaatcttatatacccgtcaccaaattatacttcaaaataaaaattttaaatatttttaggtacaatatttatttttttttccaaagtttttttttaattttttggaaattaaatttttattttttaaattttaaatattttttttttttcgggttaaaaatattttttccaattttgacccattgtaggtccaacatactatggtcttatatacgtcgttgaaaaggtctttgaaatatctatcattagatatccatattgtctatatggttgacttatggtgttttcttttctgacacaaaatgttgccttacaaagatgaaaaaaccggttgaccggttttcggttttggatgctctaatatgtatttaaaaactgacaaacacaattatttttatattttttttgttttatttacatatttttggataCATGAAAAACATGGAAGCAACAGAATTGCCCAACGTATTAAAAACTGAACAGTCCACTATACATACAGGTAAGTGGAAGTCCATTAACTACCCACAAATAGATATCTGCTAATAATTTAACCCAATTAGGCGGAACCACATATAAAAccgttgaatattttattatatttctatcGTACTTACTTTTTATACTCACATTTCCCATTGCGATAATATTTTGCCTAAAAACCGCAACAGTTTTCGAACGCATTATTGTCTTTAGATTGGGTAAAATAAGGTAAATTATTATCAATCTGAGTATCTGAGTATGTTTCTCTCGAGACTGAAAACTAATTTCAGACAAGGTGATGTTATGGGGCCGGGTTTAGTATTTATGCTACCCTGTATAGATGAATATGTTAAAGTCGATTTACGTACCCGGTCTTTTGATGTTAATCCCCAAGAAATTATTACAAAAGATTCTGTTTCAATACAAGTGGATGCAGTCGTCTATTATAGCATACGAAATCCTTTAGATTCGGTTGTAAATATCTCAAATGTTCGCGTATCTACCAAATTATTAGCACAAGCCACTCTCCGTACTGTTGTGGGTACAAAAGACTTGATGGAGCTATTAACTTCGAAGGAGGCATTGTCAAAAACTGTGGAACAAATTTTGGATGCAGCCACCGAAAAATGGGGTGTTAAGGTGGAACGTATTGAAATGTCAGTTGATATGAGATAATTCGTAATTCAtataagataatttttttatctgAAAACAGAAAGCAAATTCATCTGCCAAAAAACATGCAAAGAGCTATGGCTGCCGAACAAGAGGCCGAACGTGAAGCACAAGCAAAGTTAACCGCTGCTCATGGTGAACTGGATGCCTCGATCAATTTGAAAGCGGCTTCGGATATTATGAAATCTAATCCAATTTCTCTTCAAGTAACTTTTTACTTtatctaatttaattaaattgttaaggTTTTGTAATTTTGCCAACAGCTTCGCTATTTGcaaacattaaattcaatatcGGCTGAAAATAATCATACTGTTATATTTCCATTTCCTATGGAAGTAATGAGAAAAATTATGACGCATTTACGTGGTAAACTTGTTACAGGAAGTGGAGCTGGAGGTAAGTTGGAGCTGAAAGAATTCTGTTAAATCATATAAAGAATATTCATCCAAAttccaataatattttataatcttCTAGAAAATTGCTGCAATGATCCGCAATGTTGTTTGCCTGCAactaaaatcaacaaaaaacttCAAACAAAAATAGAGCAATTCGATGGtggagtttaaaaatttatttatttaatcgtatcaaataatattttaagtttatcaaaatttacatatttaataacTCCTTAAGAATTTCCTTATAAATTTCTATGCCATGCAAGTAAACATCCGCCTTCAGATATTCATCGTGATCATGCATCAATGTTGGAGTATTGTTCATGGGAGAGAAGCCAAGGGAAGGTATACCAATATCACGCAAAAACTGACTATCAGTGCCACCCGTGAAAACATGAGCTTCCAAAACTAGATtcctacaaaaaaataataaaaattttgcaataaaaaacgttttaaaaatatttcagttttataCTTACATTTTATTGAACACTTTTTGCATGCCACACCAATATGGATTGGTTTGATCAACTTTTGTAGGTGGAGCCGTATCACATCTAAAAATCCATTCCCATTCTATATCACCACCTGCTTCACAGCACCATTTTTGCAACAGTTTTTCGAATTTCTTGAGATCCTCATCAACAGCAATGCGCATATCAAAACACGCTTCCAATTGCGAAGGTACAACATTCGACTGTACGCCCCCTTTGATTATAGTCAGGTTAATGCTAGTCACATCACCCATTTTTAATGTGGGATCGGCTTCCATACGTTTGACCTCTGCCGATCGAAAAGTtgcaactttatttaaaaagtgtaCAAGTTTTTCACCtgctgtattttttaaaaacaacgaTCCATGACCAGCAGAtccattaaatataaaattaatttctgtaaagaaacaagtaagagaactatattcgactgtgccgaatcttatatacccttcaccaaattatacttcaaaataaaaattttaaatatttgtaggtaaacaaaatttatttttttttccaaagttgtttttttaattttttggaaaaaaagttttttcgaattgtttttttaaattaattttttttccgtttttgacccattgtaggtccaacttactgtcgtcttatatacgtcgttgcaaaggtcttttgaaatatctatcattagatatccatagtgtctatattaatgacttaaggcagggtcacacatggcaaatatttgacgaaaaacacGTAACCactacataaaatatatttgaatccatttatttatttcaaaaacgtattttacttaggatgattcaaaacaaaacaattagttttatttttgttgatgctgtttgatcatacaaaacacttgtaagagtaaacacgtcaaacaaatttgtgcaaaaaaaagtggttacgcttttttgagtatatatttgccatatgtgaccctacctttagtaattatataggtcaaaaatcgaggttgtcctggttttttccttatatctcagccatttgaggaccgattttctcgattttatagcaaccgagccggaagaattccggagatattgatgtatgaattgtgtatgtaagttatttggggacttcggaaagttgatttcaacagacagacggacatggcataatcgactccgttatctataaggatccagaatatatatactttatagggttggaaaattatattgggaaaattacaaacggaatgacaaaactttatatacccttctctgtggtcaaaatttggtgaaattctacttccacaaagtaggtcaaaagatcaattgaaatattacttttgttctagatggctactaacacaaacattttaaactcaattatttcgggttgtcatagaatccaatcattgtcggaatcggttttgaaaacgacagaaaaggtacatttgacttataaaatccaatgtaatttgttgtttaatcgataaagataGATAATAAAACTgataactttcgatttcacgaGATCAATGTACTTTATATGACCGATTctgacaatgattggattctatgacaaccccgattgctttattaaggggacgaatATAAACATCAACAAACGTCATTACGAATGAAATAA belongs to Calliphora vicina chromosome 4, idCalVici1.1, whole genome shotgun sequence and includes:
- the LOC135956779 gene encoding band 7 protein AGAP004871-like gives rise to the protein MKNMEATELPNVLKTEQSTIHTGGTTYKTVEYFIIFLSYLLFILTFPIAIIFCLKTATVFERIIVFRLGKIRQGDVMGPGLVFMLPCIDEYVKVDLRTRSFDVNPQEIITKDSVSIQVDAVVYYSIRNPLDSVVNISNVRVSTKLLAQATLRTVVGTKDLMELLTSKEALSKTVEQILDAATEKWGVKVERIEIKQIHLPKNMQRAMAAEQEAEREAQAKLTAAHGELDASINLKAASDIMKSNPISLQLRYLQTLNSISAENNHTVIFPFPMEVMRKIMTHLRGKLVTGSGAGENCCNDPQCCLPATKINKKLQTKIEQFDGGV
- the LOC135956778 gene encoding aminoacylase-1-like: MDSWKDNEEIKLFQEYLRIPSVHPNVDYEPCIKFLIKQAESLQLPYKIHHVGGNLKTPLFIASWIGANPELPTILVNSHMDVVPVFVDKWTHSPFGADIDVEGRIFARGSQDCKCIGMQYFAAIRSLKKSNIQIKRTLHVMFVPDEEIGGEYGMQTFSKTKDFRDLNVGFALDEGSATDDEKFVAHYAERSIWQINFIFNGSAGHGSLFLKNTAGEKLVHFLNKVATFRSAEVKRMEADPTLKMGDVTSINLTIIKGGVQSNVVPSQLEACFDMRIAVDEDLKKFEKLLQKWCCEAGGDIEWEWIFRCDTAPPTKVDQTNPYWCGMQKVFNKMNLVLEAHVFTGGTDSQFLRDIGIPSLGFSPMNNTPTLMHDHDEYLKADVYLHGIEIYKEILKELLNM